In one window of Nicotiana tabacum cultivar K326 chromosome 12, ASM71507v2, whole genome shotgun sequence DNA:
- the LOC142167048 gene encoding uncharacterized protein LOC142167048: MGDFIAVLIVDDRINGNPIHETEVTDFRKFMRTCNMTEIKNVGREHTWTNKSIHSKIDRGVVNNEWMNQFSHLDMVVMEPYFSDHSPLCITIEENLEKGPKPFRFFNYMADHKKFAMKVEEGWYKTGQGKLMEHIWAKLKMIKFEMKQLAVSYFQGIGKNVETIRHKLLAVQDHMRILNYIAKQKSRNQWLQLGDDNTAYFFASIKNRVAQNKSRSPVTNSGELIQSEKAITEEIIGFYKQLLGSAATQLPAINPRVMQDGKCLTRDMQKQLILLVTRKEIIDALNDIDDQNAPGCDGFNALFYKRAWKII; encoded by the exons ATGGGAGATTTTATTGCAGTTTTAATAGTGGATGACAGAATTAACGGTAATCCAATTCATGAGACTGaggttactgattttagaaaattCATGAGAACCTGCAATATGACTGAAATAAAAAATGTTGGAAGAGAGCATACCTGGACAAATAAAAGTATACATAGTAAAATTGACAGAGGAGTGGTAAATAATGAATGGATGAATCAGTTTTCCCACCTCGATATGGTGGTAATGGAACCATACTTTTCAGACCATAGTCCATTATGCATTACAATAGAGGAGAACTTAGAGAAGGGACCTAAGCCTTTTAGGTTCTTCAATTACATGGCAGACCATAAAAAATTTGCAATGAAGGTGGAAGAAGGGTGGTATAAAACTGGACAGGGCAAACTTATGGAACATATCTGggcaaaattgaaaatgattAAGTTTGAAATGAAGCAATTGGCAGTATCGTATTTTCAGGGCATTGGAAAAAATGTGGAAACTATAAGACACAAGTTACTAGCAGTTCAGGATCATATGAGAATATTGAACTA CATAGCGAAGCAAAAATCAAGAAATCAATGGCTTCAGTTGGGTGATGATAACACAGCTTATTTCTTTGCCTCAATAAAGAATAGAGTTGCTCAGAATAAGAGCAGGAGCCCGGTTACTAATAGTGGTGAATTGATTCAATCAGAGAAAGCTATCACTGAAGAGATCATTGGGTTTTATAAGCAATTATTGGGTTCTGCAGCCACACAGTTACCAGCCATCAATCCAAGGGTAATGCAGGATGGTAAATGCTTAACCAGAGATATGCAGAAGCAATTGATATTACTAGTGACTAGAAAGGAGATAATAGATGCTTTAAATGACATTGATGATCAAAATGCTCCAGGTTGTGACGGATTCAATGCTTTGTTTTATAAAAGAGCATGGAAGATCATATAG